One stretch of Siphonobacter curvatus DNA includes these proteins:
- a CDS encoding efflux RND transporter periplasmic adaptor subunit: MHTNALIRILTVASLVVFLSSCHSASNETVATDPAQDPDIRYEAVKIAASRPTRELNLPGELESYYETDLYPRVSSYVRSLHADIGDKVKKGQVLAELEAPELTANLTEAYSKVKAAEAVHEASKATYQRVLRANRTTGAISPVDLDAARTKAISDSLAVVAANAHYTSVQQLVSYLKITAPFTGVITDRRLSPGAFVGPGGQNSVPMLKIRQLDRLRLRVAVPEAYLNNNYKGNTVQFSVRSFPNQTFTGKINRVSNTVRPETRSELIEIDIQNTNEKLKPGMFASARLPVHSTEGSMYVPKTAIVSTMDRTFVIKVENGKAVHVTVQKGDEAVGQTQVFGDLKPGDTVLKRASEEIANGTSLKVQLASN, translated from the coding sequence ATGCATACCAACGCTTTGATACGAATCCTGACGGTAGCAAGCCTCGTTGTGTTCCTGAGTAGCTGTCATTCGGCCTCGAACGAAACCGTGGCAACGGACCCGGCCCAGGATCCGGATATTCGCTACGAAGCCGTAAAAATTGCGGCCTCCCGCCCCACCCGCGAGCTGAATTTGCCGGGAGAACTGGAAAGTTATTATGAAACCGACCTCTACCCCCGGGTGAGCAGTTACGTGCGTTCGCTCCACGCGGATATTGGCGATAAAGTAAAAAAAGGTCAGGTACTAGCGGAACTGGAAGCTCCAGAGTTAACGGCCAATTTGACCGAAGCCTATTCCAAAGTAAAAGCCGCCGAGGCCGTACACGAAGCCAGCAAAGCTACCTACCAGCGGGTACTGCGGGCCAACCGAACGACGGGAGCCATCTCCCCCGTCGATCTGGATGCGGCCCGTACCAAAGCGATCTCGGATAGTCTGGCCGTAGTAGCTGCCAATGCTCACTATACGTCTGTGCAGCAATTGGTTAGTTACCTTAAAATTACAGCTCCGTTCACGGGCGTGATTACCGATCGTCGCCTGTCTCCCGGAGCGTTCGTAGGTCCCGGTGGCCAGAACAGTGTCCCCATGTTGAAAATCCGGCAGCTGGACCGGCTCAGGTTACGGGTAGCGGTTCCGGAAGCGTACCTCAATAATAATTACAAAGGCAACACGGTTCAGTTCAGCGTGCGGAGTTTTCCCAATCAGACGTTTACGGGAAAAATCAATCGGGTATCGAATACCGTACGCCCGGAAACCCGTTCCGAGCTGATCGAAATTGACATCCAGAATACTAACGAAAAACTGAAACCGGGTATGTTCGCCTCAGCCCGGTTGCCCGTTCACTCCACGGAAGGCAGCATGTACGTACCCAAAACGGCCATTGTCAGTACCATGGATCGCACCTTTGTGATTAAAGTGGAAAATGGAAAAGCCGTTCACGTAACGGTGCAGAAAGGCGATGAAGCCGTCGGGCAAACCCAGGTTTTTGGTGATCTCAAACCCGGCGATACGGTTCTGAAACGAGCCAGCGAAGAAATTGCGAATGGCACCAGTCTCAAGGTACAACTGGCGAGTAACTAG
- a CDS encoding efflux RND transporter permease subunit produces the protein MIKAALAKPITIIVALLGIVVFSILALSRIPVDIFPRLNLPTIYIAQPYGGMTPAQMEGFVSTRYQNQMLYVSGIKSVEVKNIQGLCLVKCSFYEDVDMAQAAGEVASQVSRVMSYLPPGTVPPIVVRFDASSLPVGQLVFSSKRASLGEMQDLASTRIRPLFSQIPGASAPSPFGGNERTVVVRVDPERMRSYELTPDEIVSTVVRNNQISPGGSIRIGDFSILTPNNTVLDKVDEFLNIPLRKGVGPTVFVRDIATVEDGTDVPVGYALVNGKRSVYIPVTKSADASTMSVVNALKGKLADMKSLLPDDVELSYEFDQSVYVTQAVHSLAVEGGLGALLTGLMVLLFLGDWRSSLIVVLTIPVSILASILMLQLMGQTINIMTLSGLALAIGILVDQATVVIENIHQHLEMGKPKARAIFDGCKEVSFPLLLITLCILAVFAPAFLMNGVPRGMFLPLSLSVGFTIIASYLLSQTFVPVVSNWWMKAHAHPTPHDLSLLPDLSEQQEAHQEKLETRNPQKVTGFERFKLGYLRLLDRLLQRKGIVIGAYLILCAVLIGVGFTQIGQDMMPRQNHARQFQVRIVAQEGLRIERTEEITKEVIRQVGAIVGPKNVAISSAFVGMTPSSYGTSSLYVFNAGPHEAVLQVKLSDQYEVASLDNLKDEIRKRVHQKLPGVKLSYEPIDLTDKIMSQGAQAPIEIQVGGKSLEEGQHYANRLLTQMKKIPYLRDLRINQPLSYPTIQIKIDRERAAQLNVSIDEIAKSLVAATSSSRFTAKNLWLDESKGFAYQVQVEMEQQQMNTVADIQSIPLVKGQLRPTLGDVATITPSTVPGEYDRIGPRRIITVSANIAHKDLGTASRAVQQAIKNAGDPPKGSSVELRGMAQLLDETLTSLQFGLGLAVVVIFLLLAANYQSFKLAGVVLVSIPAVLAGSLTLLLVTGQTLNLQSYMGIIMSVGVSVANALLLVTNAESLRLRYRNALTSARMAGAARLRPILMTALAMIAGMIPMASGLGESGEQTAPLGRAVIGGLLFSTVAALLILPLVFAAIQRKTSFISPSLDPDDPTSAVYDGTPLLENEIA, from the coding sequence ATGATAAAAGCGGCTTTAGCTAAACCCATTACGATTATCGTAGCTCTGCTGGGAATCGTCGTCTTCTCGATTCTGGCCTTGAGCCGGATTCCGGTCGATATTTTTCCCCGGCTGAACTTACCGACTATCTATATCGCCCAGCCCTACGGCGGGATGACGCCCGCTCAGATGGAAGGTTTCGTTTCCACGCGTTACCAGAACCAGATGCTGTACGTATCGGGGATCAAGAGCGTGGAAGTGAAAAATATTCAGGGTCTGTGTCTGGTCAAATGTAGTTTTTACGAAGACGTGGACATGGCCCAGGCCGCTGGGGAAGTGGCCAGTCAGGTCAGTCGGGTGATGAGTTACTTACCCCCTGGAACCGTACCTCCGATTGTTGTTCGTTTCGATGCATCCAGCTTACCGGTGGGGCAATTAGTCTTTAGCAGTAAGCGGGCTTCGCTCGGCGAAATGCAGGATCTGGCTTCGACGCGGATTCGGCCCCTGTTCTCGCAGATTCCCGGTGCTTCGGCTCCTTCCCCTTTCGGGGGCAACGAGCGTACGGTCGTCGTACGGGTGGACCCCGAACGGATGCGGAGTTACGAATTAACGCCCGATGAAATTGTATCGACCGTGGTTCGGAACAACCAGATTTCACCCGGCGGTAGCATCCGGATCGGTGATTTTTCCATTCTGACGCCGAATAATACGGTTCTCGATAAAGTCGATGAATTCCTGAATATTCCCCTGCGAAAAGGGGTGGGTCCGACGGTATTCGTGCGGGACATTGCCACCGTGGAAGATGGTACCGATGTGCCCGTGGGTTACGCTCTGGTAAATGGCAAACGGTCGGTGTACATCCCCGTAACCAAATCCGCTGATGCCTCGACCATGAGTGTGGTAAATGCGTTGAAGGGGAAACTGGCCGATATGAAATCCCTGTTACCCGATGATGTAGAGCTATCGTATGAATTTGATCAGTCGGTATACGTGACCCAGGCCGTGCATAGTCTGGCCGTGGAAGGGGGCCTCGGAGCGTTGCTGACGGGACTGATGGTACTGCTTTTCCTGGGTGACTGGCGTAGCTCGCTCATTGTGGTATTGACCATCCCTGTTTCCATCCTGGCTTCGATTCTGATGCTTCAGCTCATGGGTCAGACGATCAATATTATGACCTTGTCGGGACTGGCCTTGGCCATTGGGATTCTGGTCGATCAGGCGACGGTGGTGATTGAAAACATTCACCAGCATCTGGAAATGGGCAAACCCAAGGCCCGGGCCATTTTCGACGGCTGTAAGGAAGTATCCTTTCCGCTGCTATTGATTACACTCTGTATTCTGGCCGTGTTTGCTCCGGCGTTCCTGATGAATGGCGTACCCCGGGGGATGTTCCTGCCGCTGTCCCTCTCCGTCGGCTTTACCATCATTGCGTCATACCTGCTTTCACAAACGTTCGTACCGGTGGTTTCCAACTGGTGGATGAAGGCTCACGCCCACCCCACGCCACATGATCTTAGTCTGCTGCCCGATCTGTCTGAGCAACAGGAAGCTCATCAGGAAAAACTTGAAACACGAAATCCCCAAAAGGTAACGGGTTTTGAACGCTTTAAACTGGGCTACTTACGCTTGCTCGATCGCTTGCTGCAACGCAAGGGAATCGTGATTGGAGCGTACCTGATTCTCTGTGCCGTACTCATTGGTGTAGGCTTCACGCAGATTGGTCAGGATATGATGCCCCGGCAGAATCACGCCCGGCAGTTCCAAGTACGCATCGTTGCTCAGGAGGGATTACGGATTGAACGTACGGAAGAAATTACGAAAGAAGTTATCCGTCAGGTTGGAGCCATCGTTGGTCCAAAAAATGTGGCCATTTCCTCGGCTTTCGTGGGGATGACGCCTTCTAGTTACGGTACCAGTTCGCTATACGTATTCAATGCCGGTCCGCACGAAGCAGTATTACAGGTGAAGCTTTCGGATCAGTACGAAGTAGCCTCGCTCGACAACCTGAAGGACGAAATCCGGAAACGAGTACACCAGAAGCTTCCCGGCGTAAAATTATCCTACGAACCCATTGACCTGACGGATAAAATCATGAGTCAGGGTGCCCAGGCTCCCATCGAGATTCAGGTGGGTGGCAAAAGTCTGGAAGAAGGGCAGCATTACGCCAATCGCCTTCTGACGCAAATGAAGAAGATTCCGTATCTGCGGGATTTACGGATCAATCAGCCGCTGAGTTATCCAACCATTCAGATCAAAATTGACCGCGAACGAGCCGCTCAGCTCAATGTGAGTATTGATGAAATTGCAAAATCGCTGGTAGCGGCTACCTCTTCCAGCCGGTTTACGGCCAAGAACCTCTGGCTGGATGAGTCCAAGGGTTTTGCCTATCAGGTACAGGTCGAGATGGAGCAGCAACAGATGAATACCGTGGCCGATATTCAAAGTATTCCGCTGGTGAAAGGCCAGTTACGGCCCACGCTGGGCGATGTGGCCACCATTACCCCGAGTACCGTCCCCGGTGAGTACGACCGGATTGGCCCCCGCCGAATCATTACGGTATCGGCGAATATTGCTCACAAAGATCTGGGTACGGCTTCACGGGCGGTACAGCAGGCCATCAAAAATGCGGGTGATCCGCCCAAAGGCTCCAGTGTGGAATTACGGGGAATGGCTCAGTTGCTGGATGAAACGTTGACGAGTCTTCAGTTCGGTCTGGGACTGGCCGTGGTAGTAATCTTCCTGCTGCTGGCAGCCAATTACCAGTCTTTTAAGCTAGCGGGTGTGGTACTAGTGAGTATTCCGGCGGTACTGGCGGGTTCGCTGACGCTGTTACTCGTGACGGGTCAAACGCTGAACCTGCAATCGTACATGGGCATTATCATGTCGGTGGGGGTGTCAGTGGCCAATGCCCTGTTGTTGGTTACGAACGCGGAATCCTTACGACTTCGGTACCGCAACGCCCTGACTTCCGCCCGAATGGCGGGGGCCGCTCGTCTGCGACCCATTTTGATGACGGCTCTAGCGATGATTGCCGGGATGATTCCGATGGCGAGTGGCTTGGGCGAATCGGGTGAACAAACGGCTCCGCTCGGACGGGCGGTAATCGGAGGTCTGCTGTTCTCGACGGTGGCGGCACTACTCATTTTGCCCCTGGTTTTTGCGGCCATTCAACGAAAAACATCTTTTATTTCTCCCTCCCTCGATCCCGACGATCCGACCAGTGCGGTATACGATGGAACTCCTCTACTTGAAAATGAAATCGCCTAG
- a CDS encoding TolC family protein produces MSNIKRILLLQVILGLSLIQTLCGQPPRLSLDEVLDKARTNYPSIRGKLAAIRSSEADAQSTRLSFLPQAGVQAQAFNATSNQVRGASASAGGLMIPITGVRTDGFNNQAAWTSAASMVIDWEAVTFGRRQARRNQANLSIEQAKADYESELFLHQVRVCDAYLLALNLKKSVLLQISNLQRAKALQIITRASTSGGLRPGIDSSVSAAEVARARLQVLESQKMAQQQVLRLTELMGEPSLGYELDSLIFYHRLPDMNRVSGEKAYIHPQLRVLQKQMALGEANQTLLKANALPSISVIGSLQGRGSGISEAAQDGTFRIDPTLGAGLPLRAFNYIVGFTAIWRPTELFRVKPNLSAQRERVRVSQESYNQQKLALDAGSENANLQIELAQATVRQAPLQLEAAQQAYAQSRARYESGLDNIQTLTQTAALLNRAEVDQALAVNGLWRALLLKAAADGNLEEFLNQILN; encoded by the coding sequence ATGTCGAACATTAAACGAATACTGCTTTTACAGGTAATCTTGGGCTTATCGCTGATACAAACCCTGTGCGGACAACCACCCCGGTTGTCGCTCGATGAAGTGCTGGATAAGGCCCGTACCAATTACCCTTCCATCCGCGGTAAACTGGCCGCAATTAGAAGCTCCGAAGCGGATGCTCAGTCCACTCGGCTATCTTTTCTGCCCCAGGCGGGTGTTCAGGCTCAAGCCTTTAACGCCACTTCCAATCAGGTCCGTGGAGCTTCGGCTTCAGCTGGTGGCCTGATGATTCCCATTACCGGGGTACGTACCGATGGATTCAATAACCAGGCCGCCTGGACGAGTGCGGCTTCGATGGTCATTGACTGGGAGGCCGTCACCTTTGGTCGTCGGCAGGCCCGTCGGAATCAGGCTAACTTGTCGATTGAACAAGCCAAGGCGGATTACGAGAGCGAGTTATTTCTCCATCAGGTACGCGTGTGCGATGCGTATCTCCTAGCTCTCAATCTGAAAAAATCGGTACTCCTGCAAATTTCCAACCTGCAACGAGCCAAGGCTTTGCAAATTATTACGCGAGCCAGTACTTCCGGCGGTTTACGTCCCGGAATTGACAGTTCGGTGAGTGCGGCGGAAGTGGCCCGTGCCCGACTTCAGGTGCTGGAAAGTCAGAAAATGGCCCAACAGCAAGTACTACGCCTGACGGAACTGATGGGCGAACCGAGTCTAGGTTACGAACTGGATTCGCTCATCTTCTACCACCGATTACCGGACATGAACCGGGTTTCGGGGGAAAAAGCGTACATCCACCCCCAGTTACGGGTTTTGCAGAAGCAAATGGCCCTGGGTGAAGCCAACCAAACATTACTGAAAGCCAATGCCCTGCCTTCCATTTCCGTAATCGGTTCACTCCAGGGCCGGGGATCGGGAATTAGCGAAGCGGCTCAGGATGGTACGTTTCGGATTGACCCGACGCTCGGGGCTGGTTTGCCTTTGCGGGCGTTCAACTACATCGTGGGCTTTACAGCCATCTGGCGACCTACGGAATTATTTCGGGTTAAACCCAATCTCTCCGCTCAACGCGAGCGGGTTCGGGTCTCGCAGGAAAGCTACAATCAGCAAAAACTGGCCTTAGACGCAGGTTCCGAAAATGCGAATCTCCAGATCGAACTGGCTCAAGCTACGGTACGACAGGCTCCACTCCAACTGGAGGCGGCCCAGCAGGCCTACGCTCAGTCACGGGCCCGGTACGAATCGGGGCTGGATAACATTCAAACGCTAACCCAAACCGCCGCCCTGCTGAACCGGGCGGAAGTAGATCAGGCTCTGGCCGTGAATGGTCTTTGGCGGGCTTTGCTACTAAAAGCCGCGGCGGATGGCAACCTGGAAGAATTTTTGAATCAGATTCTCAACTAA
- a CDS encoding HAMP domain-containing sensor histidine kinase, giving the protein MKIKHKIILWFSSLVAGSLLLFSVYVYFTYSSLRQRAMDGWLERKARVTEQLITKDDAVVGKITTSLPEQVVFIYSPKDSLIFASEVTNDFLASQAFRKRVRDERLVRFSYQSPHHKYPKDGLALTYPGPWPSPSGQEYLVLVTAYDEDGYNRQSNLMDLLILGDIFAIVLVGLLGYFFSRQALKPLHRLIDQLPQEGSLGFRLQPENPNDEVGVLASAFNELLQRQEKLVDNQRAFIAQASHELRTPLTTIKGWLETSLTYDSNVQELKKGMSQAVRELDKLTALSNGLLQLAQLDNVQVKIDKQPLDVVELVLEVADLLGQQKPGQTLSVNVSQDVLVQATPLLILGNPYLLRTALYNLLDNAVKYSQGQPVSFSLEITQDQQAHIRILDQGIGLTPGEEERILQPLVRGSNVQRIEGFGVGLTLTHRIVLLHQGQLTLSPRESGGTCAAVRLPLYT; this is encoded by the coding sequence ATGAAAATCAAGCACAAGATCATCCTTTGGTTTTCTTCGCTGGTGGCGGGTAGTCTGCTGCTTTTTTCGGTATACGTTTATTTTACCTATTCGTCCCTGCGGCAACGGGCCATGGACGGCTGGCTGGAACGCAAAGCCCGCGTTACGGAACAACTCATTACCAAAGACGATGCCGTTGTGGGTAAGATCACGACTTCCTTACCGGAACAGGTCGTTTTTATCTATTCACCGAAAGACAGTCTCATTTTTGCCAGCGAAGTCACCAACGACTTTCTGGCTAGTCAGGCTTTTCGCAAGCGGGTACGCGACGAACGGTTGGTTCGGTTTAGTTACCAGAGTCCCCACCACAAGTACCCCAAAGACGGCCTGGCTCTTACCTACCCTGGCCCCTGGCCCTCGCCTTCGGGTCAGGAATATCTGGTACTGGTGACGGCCTACGATGAAGATGGCTACAATCGCCAGAGTAACCTGATGGATTTGCTCATTCTGGGGGACATTTTTGCAATTGTTCTGGTCGGATTACTAGGCTATTTCTTTTCCCGACAAGCCCTGAAACCTTTACATCGCCTCATCGATCAACTGCCCCAGGAAGGCTCCCTGGGTTTTCGTTTACAACCCGAAAATCCGAATGACGAAGTTGGCGTACTGGCCTCTGCGTTCAACGAACTGTTACAACGCCAGGAAAAACTGGTGGATAATCAGCGGGCCTTTATCGCCCAGGCTTCCCACGAATTACGCACCCCACTGACGACCATTAAAGGTTGGCTGGAAACCTCGCTTACCTACGATTCCAACGTGCAGGAACTCAAAAAAGGCATGAGTCAGGCCGTGCGGGAACTCGACAAGCTCACGGCTCTTTCGAATGGCTTACTACAACTGGCTCAGCTCGATAATGTACAGGTAAAGATTGATAAGCAACCGCTGGATGTGGTTGAGCTGGTACTGGAAGTAGCGGATCTGCTGGGTCAGCAGAAGCCGGGACAAACGCTTTCCGTCAATGTCAGTCAGGACGTCCTAGTACAAGCCACGCCCCTACTCATTCTGGGTAATCCGTACCTGCTACGTACGGCCTTGTATAATCTGCTCGACAATGCGGTCAAATATTCGCAAGGTCAGCCCGTTTCGTTTTCACTGGAAATCACGCAAGATCAACAAGCTCATATCCGGATTCTGGACCAAGGCATCGGACTGACGCCCGGCGAAGAGGAACGTATCCTGCAGCCGCTGGTTCGGGGTTCGAATGTTCAACGTATCGAAGGCTTCGGCGTGGGACTTACCCTCACTCACCGGATCGTATTACTGCATCAGGGACAATTGACGTTGAGCCCCCGGGAAAGCGGCGGGACTTGTGCAGCGGTTCGTCTGCCTTTGTATACGTAA
- a CDS encoding response regulator transcription factor codes for MKVLLVEDEVSLASFIRKGVESEGYVLDIAYDGLMGQRMADNNSYDVIILDVNLPHINGFELCRYIKQQSLRQPVLMLTALDSLTDKESGFDAGADDYLVKPFVFRELILRIKALARRNATHEGMKSVLRVADLELNTEARTLTRRGQPIDLTAREYALLEYLMINQGRIVSRIDIAEKVWDLHFDTNTNIIDVYINYLRKKIDKEFDHKLLHTVVGMGYVLRA; via the coding sequence ATGAAGGTATTATTAGTGGAAGATGAAGTCAGCTTGGCTTCGTTCATCCGAAAAGGGGTAGAAAGTGAAGGTTATGTACTCGACATTGCGTACGACGGTCTGATGGGCCAGCGGATGGCGGATAACAACAGCTATGATGTGATTATTTTGGATGTCAATTTACCCCACATCAACGGCTTTGAGCTGTGCCGGTACATCAAGCAACAGTCGCTCCGACAACCCGTACTGATGCTCACCGCTCTGGACAGTCTAACGGACAAGGAAAGCGGCTTTGATGCCGGTGCCGATGATTATCTGGTAAAACCCTTTGTATTCCGCGAACTCATCCTCCGGATTAAAGCACTCGCCCGCCGGAATGCCACCCACGAAGGGATGAAGTCCGTATTACGCGTGGCCGATCTGGAACTAAACACCGAGGCCCGTACCCTCACCCGCCGGGGTCAGCCCATTGACCTGACCGCCCGGGAGTACGCCCTGCTGGAGTATTTGATGATCAATCAAGGTCGAATCGTGAGTCGGATTGACATTGCCGAAAAAGTCTGGGACCTGCACTTCGATACCAACACAAATATTATTGACGTGTATATCAATTACTTACGCAAGAAAATCGACAAAGAATTCGATCATAAACTCTTACACACCGTCGTCGGCATGGGGTATGTGTTACGGGCCTGA
- a CDS encoding MOSC domain-containing protein: MPTLQLSEIWIYPIKSLAGLSLPQATLTSRGLLYDRRWMLVDETGRFLSQRTLPQLALFEVRMEEDSLIITHRESPSGPLRIPLVAEGGEALQVEVWDDTMSARAGFPEADAWFSAVLGRNCRLVYQPESTHRTVDPKYARQREITSFSDGYPFLLIGQASLDDLNTRLETPVPMNRFRPNLVVTGGKPYEEEGWENFRIGEQEFWGVKPCARCVLTTIDQQTAEKGKEPLRTLSKYRNWNNKILFGQNLLPGADLHTLRVGDSVDIITSKPGPLEQR, encoded by the coding sequence ATGCCTACCTTACAGCTTTCTGAAATCTGGATTTACCCGATTAAATCATTGGCAGGGCTTTCCCTGCCCCAAGCTACGCTTACTTCCCGTGGACTCCTGTACGACCGCCGCTGGATGCTGGTGGACGAAACGGGTCGCTTTCTTTCCCAGCGAACCCTGCCCCAACTGGCTCTGTTTGAGGTCCGCATGGAGGAGGACAGCCTGATCATTACGCATCGTGAGTCTCCGTCTGGCCCGCTGCGTATTCCGCTGGTTGCTGAAGGTGGCGAAGCCCTTCAGGTGGAAGTCTGGGATGACACAATGTCGGCTCGGGCAGGTTTTCCGGAAGCGGATGCCTGGTTTAGTGCGGTTTTGGGCCGAAACTGTCGCCTCGTGTACCAGCCCGAGAGCACGCATCGAACGGTCGACCCGAAGTACGCCCGGCAGAGAGAAATCACGAGCTTTTCGGATGGCTATCCTTTTTTACTGATCGGTCAGGCTTCATTAGACGACTTGAATACACGACTGGAAACGCCCGTACCGATGAATCGCTTCCGGCCCAATCTGGTCGTGACAGGCGGAAAGCCCTACGAAGAAGAAGGCTGGGAAAATTTCCGAATCGGTGAACAGGAATTCTGGGGCGTGAAACCCTGTGCCCGCTGCGTACTAACCACGATTGATCAACAAACGGCCGAAAAAGGAAAAGAACCCCTGCGTACCCTGAGCAAATACCGGAACTGGAACAACAAGATTCTTTTTGGCCAGAACTTGCTACCGGGAGCCGATTTACATACCCTGCGGGTAGGTGACAGCGTTGACATTATAACGAGTAAACCAGGCCCTTTAGAGCAGCGTTAA
- a CDS encoding MarR family winged helix-turn-helix transcriptional regulator produces the protein MTIENEIKQRAFTSPYHKVMVNLIYTNNWMTSLHSEKLKPYGLTIQQFNVLRILRGQYPSAITVNAIIERMLDKMSNASRLVDKLLAKELVSRMVCPNDRRAVDVLITEKGLALLEKIDERIGEWEVDLIEGLTEEEAEQLSLLLDKMRGKHVSMDCDGNEVVAP, from the coding sequence ATGACCATTGAAAATGAAATAAAGCAACGAGCCTTTACCAGCCCTTACCACAAGGTGATGGTAAACCTGATTTATACGAATAACTGGATGACTTCGCTGCATTCGGAAAAACTGAAACCGTACGGACTGACGATTCAGCAATTCAACGTGCTGCGTATTCTACGGGGTCAGTATCCCAGTGCGATTACGGTCAATGCCATTATCGAACGCATGCTGGATAAAATGTCCAACGCCAGTCGTCTGGTGGACAAATTACTGGCGAAAGAACTCGTAAGCCGGATGGTGTGCCCGAACGATCGTCGGGCGGTAGACGTGCTCATTACCGAAAAAGGACTGGCCCTGCTCGAAAAAATCGATGAACGAATCGGAGAGTGGGAAGTGGACCTGATTGAAGGCCTCACCGAAGAAGAAGCCGAGCAACTGAGTCTGTTGCTGGACAAAATGCGAGGCAAGCACGTTTCGATGGATTGCGATGGAAATGAAGTAGTAGCTCCTTAA
- a CDS encoding YceI family protein produces the protein MKTVKFFAAALAATMLFVNAGKKPTPVKVDTAKSSVIWLGKKVTGEHTGTIALKDGQLLLDGGKLVGGNFTMDMSTLKVTDVKDEKMNTKLKTHLEGEDFFGVANHPTSTLKITKVTPKGGNNYDVTGDLTIKGKTNAVMFPATVDPKTGTGTAKIKIDRSKYDIRYGSKSFFDNLGDKAINDDFELDVNLATTK, from the coding sequence ATGAAAACGGTTAAATTTTTCGCTGCGGCTCTGGCTGCTACCATGTTGTTCGTAAACGCTGGTAAAAAGCCTACGCCTGTTAAAGTGGATACGGCGAAATCATCAGTAATCTGGTTAGGTAAGAAAGTAACGGGTGAGCACACCGGAACCATTGCTTTGAAAGATGGTCAACTGCTGCTCGACGGCGGTAAACTGGTAGGTGGTAACTTCACGATGGACATGAGCACGCTCAAAGTAACCGACGTGAAAGACGAAAAAATGAACACCAAACTGAAAACCCACCTCGAAGGTGAAGATTTCTTTGGTGTAGCTAATCACCCGACTTCAACGCTGAAAATCACGAAAGTTACCCCTAAAGGTGGTAACAACTACGACGTAACCGGCGACCTGACGATCAAAGGAAAAACCAATGCAGTAATGTTCCCCGCAACGGTTGATCCGAAAACGGGTACGGGTACGGCTAAAATCAAAATTGACCGTTCGAAATATGACATCCGTTACGGTTCAAAAAGCTTCTTCGATAACCTCGGAGACAAAGCCATCAACGATGATTTTGAACTGGACGTAAACCTGGCAACGACGAAATAA
- the gloA2 gene encoding SMU1112c/YaeR family gloxylase I-like metalloprotein yields MLEAIHHIAIICSDYERSKHFYTQVLGLEVVREVYRAERDSYKLDLAVKGHYQIELFSFPNPPARPSRPEAQGLRHLAFAVTDLDAAIASLRTHGVETEPIRTDEWTQRRFTFFADPDDLPIELYEM; encoded by the coding sequence ATGCTAGAAGCCATTCACCATATCGCCATTATCTGCTCGGATTACGAGCGTTCCAAACACTTCTATACGCAGGTGCTTGGACTGGAAGTCGTTCGGGAGGTATACCGGGCCGAACGCGATTCGTACAAACTGGATCTGGCCGTGAAGGGTCATTATCAGATTGAACTGTTCTCGTTTCCCAATCCGCCCGCCCGGCCCAGCCGACCCGAAGCTCAAGGTTTACGCCACCTGGCTTTTGCGGTAACCGATCTGGACGCGGCCATTGCTTCCCTCCGTACGCACGGCGTGGAAACGGAACCCATCCGTACCGATGAATGGACCCAGCGACGATTTACGTTTTTCGCCGATCCCGACGATCTGCCGATTGAGTTGTACGAGATGTAG